The Blautia obeum ATCC 29174 region TCGGAAAATTTTCACCGCGAACAAAAGAGATCAGCTCTCTTCGTATTATCCAGGCAGTTTTTAAATTTATTCTGTGGGAAGCCGGAACCAAGGTCACGATAATCGGTGAAGAAAATGTCCCAAAAGACACACCAGTCCTTTATATTGGTAATCACAGAAGCTACTTTGACATTGTACTTTCCTACAGTCGCTGCCCGATCCGTACCGGTTATATTGCAAAGAAAGAAATGGAACGATATCCGCTTCTTTCCAACTGGATGCGCTATCTGCATTGCCTGTTTCTGGATCGTAAGGATATCAAACAGGGACTGAAAACCATCCTTACCGCTATTGAAAAGATCAAATCCGGCATCTCCATCTGCATCTTCCCGGAAGGAACCCGGAACAAAAACAAGGATGAACTGGAACTCCTTCCGTTCCATGAGGGAAGTTTCAAAATTGCCAGCAAATCCGGGTGTGCGATCATCCCGATGGCGATGAACAATACCGCAGAAATTTTTGAGGCACATATGCCAAAGATCAAATCCACACATGTTGTTCTGGAATACGGTAAACCGATCTATGTAAAAGAACTTTCCAAAGAGGATCAGAGGCATCTCGGAACTTATACTCAAAATATCATTTACGAAATGCTTGAAAAGAATAAATCACTGGTATAAAAAAGGTATCATAAATACAGAAATATAGGAAATGATCTTCAAAGAATCTCTCCTTTGTCTGTATTTATGATACCTTATGTTTTTTATGTATGTATTTTAATAATTTTCAAAGGATAATCAACTGTTGTCGTTTATCTTTCATATTATCCAATATGTACTGCTCCGATCGCGCGGATGTCCATCGGATATACATTTTCTTTTCCAACAAATCTGGAAATATATTCTACGTAATTATCCTGTTCTTTTTCCGGCACGATTGCTGCGATAACACCTGCAAAACCGCCTCCATGAACACGGCATACACCTGCCCCGATCTTCTTGAGGAAGAGCTGAGTCAATGCAAGTGTTCTGGTAATCTTCTGCTCATGAAAATCTTTCATTGTGTAGCAGTTCTGAAGAAGTTCCCATGAAGATTTTCCTGACTCATCGATCAATTCAAGGAACTTGTCGTAATCATTGTGATGAATCGCATCTGCTGCATCTTCTACGCGTGATGTTTCTCCAAAGAAATGAAGTGCACGAAGGACGGCTCTGTCATCTTCAATTTCATTGCAGTGTTCAAGAAGTGCATCTACATTTGTTTCATGAAGAAGTTCCACACCAAGTACTTTTGCAACCGCTTTCATCTCACCAGGGATCTCAGAATATTCCTGACTGAGATCTGCATGACCTTTTCCT contains the following coding sequences:
- a CDS encoding lysophospholipid acyltransferase family protein, whose protein sequence is MIRLVIVAITVIGFLILSIPILFVEWIIGKFSPRTKEISSLRIIQAVFKFILWEAGTKVTIIGEENVPKDTPVLYIGNHRSYFDIVLSYSRCPIRTGYIAKKEMERYPLLSNWMRYLHCLFLDRKDIKQGLKTILTAIEKIKSGISICIFPEGTRNKNKDELELLPFHEGSFKIASKSGCAIIPMAMNNTAEIFEAHMPKIKSTHVVLEYGKPIYVKELSKEDQRHLGTYTQNIIYEMLEKNKSLV